TATTCGACGAAGGCCGAGTCGGAGTGGTTCCGCGACCAGGGCTGGGATCTCGCCGGCATGACCGCGGTCCCGGAGGCGAAGCTCGCCCGCGAGGCCGAGCTGTGCTATGCGACCATCACCGGAATCACCGATTGGGGCGTGTGGAAAGGCGCAGTCGACGACCGTCTCGGCGACGTCCTCGAAAACGCCGCCGCGAACGAGGAAGCGATCAACGCCACTCTCGAACACGCGATCCGAACGCTGCCCGACGAGCGCGATTGTGACTGCGAACACGCGCTGGAGGGCACGATCAACACCCCGAACGAAGTGATCCCCGATGAGACGAAAGAGCGCGTCGACCTGCTCGCTGGCGAGTATCTCGACTGAGCGCGACAGCATTCGCGCTATCGGGATGGATCGACTGTCGGGGCCCGGTCGGCGCGTCGATTCACGACCGACCGTCGTCGCGGACGTATTCGATCGCCGCGACGAATTGGTCGAGATCGATCCTGTCCTCGGTTTCGGCCAGGCGCTCCCGGATTCGTTCTGGCGTCATGGCCAATGTTACCATACAACTCGAAGAGATATGACTCTTTCGCCGGTTGCTATCGTTAGTCGATCTCGGCGTTGTCAAGTGTCTCTGTGTTCGATTCGCCGACGATCCAACCGGGTGGAACAGCGGGGAGCGATCGAGTCAGTCCGCGATCGCTTCGGTCGATCCGGTGTCGGCTGCCGGGTTCTGGATCCAGAGGTCGCCGAACAGTTCGTCCTGTTCGAGGCGGACGTGGCCCCGGTGTGAGAGAAAGAGCACGGCGAGGAAGGTTTCGACGCGCGACCCGCCCGCCTCCTCGATTTCGGCGTAGAGCACCTCCTCGCGCCCGGCGTCGTACTGCTTGCGGAGAACGCGCTGGACGTCCGCGATGATGGTCTCGATGTCCTCGGTGTGGGCCGTGGCCGTGACCTCGGCTTCGGTGGGTTCGTCGTCGACCCGGAGGTCGTCGCCTGACCGGTATTCGAGGGTCTGAGTACCTCGTTGAAAGCCCTTCGGCGAGCCGTCGGTGTCGTAGGTTCGGGACTCCTTCCACCACGAGTCGCGTTCTGCCTCCCGGAGTTCCCGCACGAGTTCGTCGAGCGTCTCGGGGGTGCCGCGGGCCTGTTTCCGGTCGAGTCGGCGGTCCATCTCGTCTTCGAGCGCCGCCACCGGGTCCGGGCCGAACTCGCCTCCGTCTGCCGCTCCGTCTTCCGGACCCCACGCCTCCTCCCACGGCTCGGGCGCGGGGTCGGGCTCCGGCTCGTCGGGTTCGAGCAGCGCGTCGCTTTTCATCCGGAGGAGCACGCTCGCGTAGAACAGCGCCCGGCCGGAGGTTCGGAGGTCGGCGGCGTCGAGCCGCGAGAGGAACGCATCGGTGACTTCCACCACGTCGATGTCCCACGGCTCGATCTCACCCTCCTCGGCCAGCCTGACGAGCAGCTCGACCGGCTCGACTTCTTCGGATTCGTCCGCATCGCCATCGGCTTCGGTCCCGGTGTCGCCAGCATCGTCCACGGCGTCGCCAGGCGACCCGACGCCCGCCGATGCCAGCGGATCGGGCGTGTCAGTCATCCGCAGGGGCCTCCTGGGCTCCGAGCTCGATCCCCGTCACCGCCGAGACGTTGTCGCCCTGCATCGTGACCCCGATCGCGCGCTCGGAGCGTTCGAGCATCGCCGAGCGGTGCGAGACGACGATGAACTGGGCCTCGCTCGCGAGCTCGTCGACCAGCTCGCCCACCCGCTCGGCGTTGGCCGCGTCGAGGAAGGCGTCGATCTCGTCGAGCGCGTAGAACGGCGCGGGGTTGTGGCGCTGGATCGCGAAGATAAAGGCGAGCGCGGTGAGTGATTTCTCGCCGCCGCTCATCGCGTCCAACCGTTGAATCGGCTTGTCGCCCGGCTGGGCCTTCATCGTCAGCCCGCCCTCGAAGGGGTCTTCGGGATCTTCCAAGTGGAGCGTCCCCGACCCCGCCGAGAGCCGCTCGAAGATCGACTCGAACTGGTCGTTGATCGCTTCATAGGACTCCATGAACGTCCCCTTCTTCTGAGCCTCGTAGGACTCGATCCGCTCCTCGATCCCGTCGCGCTCGTCGGTCAGGGTGTCCTTCTTGCCGGTGAGGTCCGCGAGATCGTCCTCGACAGCGTCGTACTCGTCGATCGCGAGCATGTTGACCGGCTCTAGCTCCTCCATCTTCCCTTCGATCCGCGAGATCTCGCGCTCGACCTCGTCGTGGTCCGGAATCTCGTCGGCGTCGTACTCGCCGACCGCCGCGGCGAGCTCATCGATCTCCCAGTCGAGGCGTTCGGCGGTCTCACGCCGGTCTTCGAGAGCGGTCTCGGCCTCGTCAACCACCTCCTGCTGTTCGTCGCGGGTTGTCCGTGCGTCCTGAAGTTCGTCCTTCAACTCGGTACGATCCTCTTTCAGCTCGGCGAGTTCCTCCTCCAGCTCGGCGACAGCGGCCTCCTTCTCGTCGAGGGTGTCCTCGCACCCGTCGATCTCGTCTTTGAGTTCCTCGATCCGTTCCTCGTTCTCGGCCTTGCGATTTTGGGCGGTTTCGAGCGTCGCGTGGAGATCGTCGATCGAGTCCTCGGCGTACTCCTTCTCCAGCTGGAGTTCGTTCAGCCGGCCGTCGAGGTCGTCCATCCGGTCCTCGCGGTCGTCGATCTCGGTCTCGATCGCGTCGGCCTCTTCGGTGAGCTCCGGGACGTCCGAATCCGCGAGTTCGCCCTCCAGATCGGCGATTTCGTCCTCGATCCCCTCGATCCGATCGTCGTGATCGGCGATCGCGGTTTCGAGCTCGCCCATCTCCTCGTCGACCTCCTCGCGAGCGGTTTCGATCTCGTCGATCTCGTCCTCCAACGAGTCGATCCGCTCTTCGACCTCCTCGTGCTCGCGCTCTTTCGCCTCGATGTCGGCCTCGACCTCCCGCACCTGCTCGGCGGCCGCGGAGCGCCGTTCGCGCGCGTCGTCGAGCCGCTCTTCGACGTCGCGTACTGCCTCTTTCGCCTCGCGGCGCTCCTCTTCGAGCTCCGCCACCCGATCCGCGACCCGTTTCAGCCGGCCCTCGCTCGATCCGAAGGAGTACCGCGACCCGCTCTTCGAGCCGCCGGTCATCGCGCCGCTCTTCTCGACGAGTTCGCCCTCCAGCGTGACCAGGCGATAGTCGCCCATCAGCTCCCGTGCGGTCGCCATGTCCTCGACCACGAGCGTGCTCCCGAGAACGTACGAGAACACGCCCGCGTACTCGGTGGGATAGTCGACGAGGTTCGCGGCGAAATCCACCACACCCTCCTGGCCGGGCAGTTGCGGCAGCGAGCGCTGGTGCATCTCGGTCAGCGGGAGGAAGGTCGCTCGGCCCGCGTTTCTGGATTTGAGATAGTCGATCGCGCTTTCGCCCACACCGTCGTCGTCGACCACGACGTGGGCCAGCCGCCCGCCGGCGGCCGTCTCACACGCGGTCGCGTACTCCGGATCGACGCCGCCGAGCTGGGCGATCGTGCCGTGTACCCCATCCATGTCGGCGTTCAACACCGTGGAAACCGCTCGACCGTACGACGAGCCGCTCTCGTCGGTCTTGGCTTCGAGGTCGGCGTATTTCTGCTGGGCGGCCCGCAGCTCCTCCTCGACCTCGTCCAAATCCTCGTTGCGCTCGCGTTTTTCAGTTTTGAGGTCGGAAACGACGTCCTCGATGTTCGCCTCGTTCGTCGCGGCCTTCTCGCGTTCGTCCGCTATGTCTTCGATTGCGGCCTCGATTGCGGGGATTTTCTCGCGCGCCTCGTCGAGTTCGGACTCGGTTTCGTCCTGCTCGGTCGAGCGCCGCCGTGCGGCGTCGAGCAGCCGGTCCTGCTCGCGCTGTTTCTCGTTCTTTGCGCTCTTCTCGGCTTCGAGCGCCTCACGTTGCTCCGCGAGATCGGCCTTCAGTTCGTCGTACGCGGTGTCAGTCGCCTCGATCTCGCTCTCGACCTCGGCGAGATCGTTTTCGAGGTCCTCGATCTCGGTCGCGATCGAGGACTTCTCGACTTTGACCTGCCGAATATCGCTTTCGAGTTCGTCGACGGTCTCCTGCTTGCGGTCGATCTCCACGAACGCCTGGCGGCGCTCGTTTTCTGCATCTTCGATGCGCTCTTCGGCGGTCTCGATCTTGTCCTCCAGCCGCCCGATCTCGCCTTTGACCTCCTCGATCTCCCGTTTGATCGCGAGCTGCTCGTCCTCACCCTTCCGCTCGATTTCGGTGTTGAGATCGTCGAGGTCGGTTTCGAGCCGTGATACGCGGCCCTCACGCTCGTCGAGTTCGCGCCGTAGCTCCGCGATCTTTTCTTCGCGCTCGTCGATCTCTTCGCGGGTGTCGGCGAGCGCCTCGCGTTTTTCCTCCAGCTCGGCGGCCTTCCGGTAGCTCTCGTACTCTTCCTTCTCGTCGCGGAGGTCCTGATATTCGAGCGCGGTCTCACGCTCGTCCTCCAACTGGTTGAGTCGTTCCTCCTTCTCCTCGATCCGGAGCTCGGCCTCCTCGATCCGGCCCTCGACCACTTCGAGCTCCTCGAAGGCGTCTTCTTTCTTCGCGTCGAACGCGGCGACGCCCGCGATCTCGTCGATGATCTCGCGGCGCTCGCCCGCGGTCATGTTGATGATCCCCGTGACGTCGCCCTGCATCACGACGTTGTACCCCTCCGGGGTGACGCCGGCCTGGGCGAGCAGATCCTGAATGTCGGCGAGGTTCACCGAGCGGCCGTTGATGTAGTAGTAGGAATAATAATTGTCCTCGGTCTGCTTGACGCGGCGTTTGACGGTGATCTCGTCGACGTCGCCGACGTCCTCGGTGCCGGCGGCGCTCTCGACCTCGGCGCGGGTGAGGGTGCTATCCTCGTTGTCGAGGACGACCGCGACGCTCGCCTCGCGCGTGCCGCCGACCCCGTCGCCCTCGTCGTGGGCGGGGTTGTAGATCAAGTCGGTGAGTTTGCGTGCACGGATGCCCCGCGTACGGGCGAGGCCGAGCGCGAACAGCACGGCGTCGATGATGTTCGACTTGCCCGAGCCGTTCGGGCCGCTGACAGTAGTGAAATCCTCGTAGAAGGGGATTCGGGTCTTCCGGCCGAAACTCTTGAAGTTGTCTAAGACGAGCGTCTTGATGTTCATGGAGTGCTCGTGGGGGCGTTACGCGACGATGATATCGTCGGCCTCCGTCGTGTTCTCCTCCTCGTTTTCGGTGTGCTTATCTCCTTCGACAGCGGTCTCGACGGCGCTTGCCTCGGAGGAATCGGTTTCCGTCTCGGGCGTCGTGCCGACCCCGGCCTCGATGTACTCCTCGGAGTCGTCCGAATCGTCGGCTTCGAGCTCGCGGAGTCGATCCTTGGTCTCGACGAGCTCCTCGGTGAGGCCATCGACAGTGGCCTTGAGTTCGTTGACCCGCGTTTCGAGTTCCTCGACGCGATTGCCCGACATACCTCTCAAAGCCCGTCCCACGTCAATAAACGTGCGTCAGACGCTTGTCGCCTTTCCGTCATTTCCGGACCCGAAACGTGGTGGAATCGGGTCGAACGGCGATGGCGTCACGTTTTAGCGGGTGCGGACGAACACGGGCACAATGACTGCCCACGCCGCCGCGGCGCGCGAGCACGCCGTCGTCATCGGGCTCGAAGTCCACGTCCAGCTCGAAACCGATAGTAAGGTATTCTGTGGCTGCGGGACGGATTTCGAGGACGACGAACCCAACTCACACACCTGTCCGACGTGTCTCGGCCTGCCCGGCGCGCTCCCGGTGCTGAACGAGGCGGCGGTCGAGGCCGGGCTCAAACTCGCCGCCGCGATCGACGCTGACGTGCCTGAAACGACCCGTTTTCACCGGAAGAACTACTACTACCCCGATCTCCCGAAGAACTTCCAGATCACCCAGTACGACTCGCCGCTCTGCGAGAACGGCGCACTCACCGTCGCGATCGAGGACGACGAGCGGGAAATCGCGATCGAACGCGCCCACCTCGAAGAGGACCCCGGCAGCCTCCAGCACGCCGGCGGCAGCGGCGGGATCGACACCGCCGAGTACACCCGCGTCGACTACAACCGCGCTGGCGTCCCGCTGATGGAGATCGTGACCGAACCCGACTTCCGGGGTCCCGAGGAGGTCAGAGCCTTCCTCGCGAAGCTCACGGAGGTCCTCGAATACCTCGACGTGTTCGACAGTTCGCGGGACGGCTCACTCCGGGTCGACGCCAACATCTCGCTCGTGCCCGGCGAGGAAGTCGCCGCCGACGGCACGATCGGGAAAGAGGCGCTCGCGGCGGCCAACCGGACGGAGGTGAAGAACATCTCGAGCCACAAGGGCGCGGAGAAGGCGCTCGCCTACGAGGTCACGCGCCAGCGCAACGCGCTCCAGCGCGATCGGACGATCGAACAGGAGACTCGCCACTGGGACGAGTCGCGGGGCGTGACGGTCTCGATGCGCTCGAAGGAAGAAGAGAAGGACTATCGGTACTTCGCCGAGCCGGATCTCCCGGTGCTCCAGGTCGCCGACCGGGCCACCGAAATCGAGATTCCGGAGCTTCCCGACGCCAGACGCGAGCGGTTCCGCGAGGAGTACGGGCTGAGTCAGGCGGCCGCGCGAAAGCTCACCTCCACCCGCGACGTCGCGGATTTCTACGAGCGGGTGGCCGACCGCTTCGATCCCGACGTCGCGGCGTCGTGGGTCGCCGACACCCTTCTTGGGGAGCTCAACTACCGCGACATGGAAATCGGGGACATCGAGGGGCGTCTCGACGAGTTCGTCCGGTTGGTCGAGCTCGCCGAGACGGGTAAAATCACCGAGAAGAACGCCGAAGAGGTCGTGTTGCGCGCGATGCTCGACGAGGGACTGAGCCCGGACGACGTGATCGAGCGCGAGGGGCTCGGAGCCACCGGCGAGGACGAGATCGAACGGGCTGTCGGGACAGCGATCGACGAGAATCCGGGTGCGGTCGAGGACTATCACACGGGCGACGACGGCGCGCTCAACTTCCTCGTGGGCCAGGTCATGGGGGCCACAGGAGGAAGCGCCGATCCGGGCACGGTGAACCAACTGCTCCGCGACGAACTCGACGGCTGAGTTCTG
The sequence above is a segment of the Halococcus salifodinae DSM 8989 genome. Coding sequences within it:
- the gatB gene encoding Asp-tRNA(Asn)/Glu-tRNA(Gln) amidotransferase subunit GatB, which codes for MTAHAAAAREHAVVIGLEVHVQLETDSKVFCGCGTDFEDDEPNSHTCPTCLGLPGALPVLNEAAVEAGLKLAAAIDADVPETTRFHRKNYYYPDLPKNFQITQYDSPLCENGALTVAIEDDEREIAIERAHLEEDPGSLQHAGGSGGIDTAEYTRVDYNRAGVPLMEIVTEPDFRGPEEVRAFLAKLTEVLEYLDVFDSSRDGSLRVDANISLVPGEEVAADGTIGKEALAAANRTEVKNISSHKGAEKALAYEVTRQRNALQRDRTIEQETRHWDESRGVTVSMRSKEEEKDYRYFAEPDLPVLQVADRATEIEIPELPDARRERFREEYGLSQAAARKLTSTRDVADFYERVADRFDPDVAASWVADTLLGELNYRDMEIGDIEGRLDEFVRLVELAETGKITEKNAEEVVLRAMLDEGLSPDDVIEREGLGATGEDEIERAVGTAIDENPGAVEDYHTGDDGALNFLVGQVMGATGGSADPGTVNQLLRDELDG
- a CDS encoding segregation and condensation protein A; this encodes MTDTPDPLASAGVGSPGDAVDDAGDTGTEADGDADESEEVEPVELLVRLAEEGEIEPWDIDVVEVTDAFLSRLDAADLRTSGRALFYASVLLRMKSDALLEPDEPEPDPAPEPWEEAWGPEDGAADGGEFGPDPVAALEDEMDRRLDRKQARGTPETLDELVRELREAERDSWWKESRTYDTDGSPKGFQRGTQTLEYRSGDDLRVDDEPTEAEVTATAHTEDIETIIADVQRVLRKQYDAGREEVLYAEIEEAGGSRVETFLAVLFLSHRGHVRLEQDELFGDLWIQNPAADTGSTEAIAD
- a CDS encoding DUF7518 family protein, whose amino-acid sequence is MSGNRVEELETRVNELKATVDGLTEELVETKDRLRELEADDSDDSEEYIEAGVGTTPETETDSSEASAVETAVEGDKHTENEEENTTEADDIIVA
- the smc gene encoding chromosome segregation protein SMC → MNIKTLVLDNFKSFGRKTRIPFYEDFTTVSGPNGSGKSNIIDAVLFALGLARTRGIRARKLTDLIYNPAHDEGDGVGGTREASVAVVLDNEDSTLTRAEVESAAGTEDVGDVDEITVKRRVKQTEDNYYSYYYINGRSVNLADIQDLLAQAGVTPEGYNVVMQGDVTGIINMTAGERREIIDEIAGVAAFDAKKEDAFEELEVVEGRIEEAELRIEEKEERLNQLEDERETALEYQDLRDEKEEYESYRKAAELEEKREALADTREEIDEREEKIAELRRELDEREGRVSRLETDLDDLNTEIERKGEDEQLAIKREIEEVKGEIGRLEDKIETAEERIEDAENERRQAFVEIDRKQETVDELESDIRQVKVEKSSIATEIEDLENDLAEVESEIEATDTAYDELKADLAEQREALEAEKSAKNEKQREQDRLLDAARRRSTEQDETESELDEAREKIPAIEAAIEDIADEREKAATNEANIEDVVSDLKTEKRERNEDLDEVEEELRAAQQKYADLEAKTDESGSSYGRAVSTVLNADMDGVHGTIAQLGGVDPEYATACETAAGGRLAHVVVDDDGVGESAIDYLKSRNAGRATFLPLTEMHQRSLPQLPGQEGVVDFAANLVDYPTEYAGVFSYVLGSTLVVEDMATARELMGDYRLVTLEGELVEKSGAMTGGSKSGSRYSFGSSEGRLKRVADRVAELEEERREAKEAVRDVEERLDDARERRSAAAEQVREVEADIEAKEREHEEVEERIDSLEDEIDEIETAREEVDEEMGELETAIADHDDRIEGIEDEIADLEGELADSDVPELTEEADAIETEIDDREDRMDDLDGRLNELQLEKEYAEDSIDDLHATLETAQNRKAENEERIEELKDEIDGCEDTLDEKEAAVAELEEELAELKEDRTELKDELQDARTTRDEQQEVVDEAETALEDRRETAERLDWEIDELAAAVGEYDADEIPDHDEVEREISRIEGKMEELEPVNMLAIDEYDAVEDDLADLTGKKDTLTDERDGIEERIESYEAQKKGTFMESYEAINDQFESIFERLSAGSGTLHLEDPEDPFEGGLTMKAQPGDKPIQRLDAMSGGEKSLTALAFIFAIQRHNPAPFYALDEIDAFLDAANAERVGELVDELASEAQFIVVSHRSAMLERSERAIGVTMQGDNVSAVTGIELGAQEAPADD